Proteins co-encoded in one Patescibacteria group bacterium genomic window:
- a CDS encoding bifunctional 5,10-methylenetetrahydrofolate dehydrogenase/5,10-methenyltetrahydrofolate cyclohydrolase, translating into MKIIDGKKIADSILARLKKEIERRRINPCLAVILVGDNPSSVLYIKAKEKAAEKIGVRIKKFFLPANSSENEILEVIKKLNNNLEINGILVQMPLPKGISPDRIIKEISPEKDVDGLLPKSGFDSPFILSIWEALQATKENLENKKIIALVNSEIFGERMSMFFKQREIEIMIGGLPPKLEADILITALGKPGVIKGNMVKQGVILIDGGISRVDGRTAGDIDEESVKQKAKWLSPVPGGLGPLTVAFLLKNLI; encoded by the coding sequence ATGAAGATTATTGACGGAAAAAAAATAGCCGATAGTATTTTGGCTCGGCTTAAAAAAGAGATTGAGCGAAGAAGAATTAACCCCTGCTTGGCGGTTATTTTAGTTGGAGATAATCCATCTTCTGTTTTATATATCAAAGCGAAAGAAAAAGCGGCGGAGAAAATTGGGGTTAGAATTAAGAAGTTTTTTTTGCCAGCGAATTCATCTGAAAACGAAATTTTAGAAGTAATTAAAAAATTAAATAATAATTTGGAGATTAATGGTATTTTAGTTCAAATGCCTTTGCCAAAAGGAATTAGCCCTGATAGAATTATTAAAGAGATTAGTCCTGAAAAAGATGTTGATGGGCTTCTGCCTAAAAGCGGATTTGATTCGCCTTTTATTCTCTCCATCTGGGAAGCGCTTCAAGCGACTAAAGAAAATTTGGAAAATAAAAAGATAATCGCTTTGGTTAATTCAGAAATTTTTGGCGAACGAATGAGCATGTTTTTTAAACAAAGAGAGATAGAAATAATGATTGGGGGGCTGCCCCCAAAATTAGAGGCGGATATTTTAATTACCGCGCTTGGCAAACCAGGAGTTATTAAGGGAAATATGGTTAAGCAGGGAGTTATCTTAATAGACGGAGGAATTAGTCGAGTGGACGGGAGGACGGCGGGTGATATTGACGAGGAAAGCGTCAAGCAAAAAGCAAAATGGCTTTCGCCAGTTCCTGGCGGTTTGGGCCCGCTCACAGTCGCTTTTTTATTAAAAAATTTAATTTAA
- the gatB gene encoding Asp-tRNA(Asn)/Glu-tRNA(Gln) amidotransferase subunit GatB: MKYQSVIGLEIHSALKTESKMFCGCFNDLDETKPNTNVCPICMGHPGTLPVINQKAVDCVIKTALALNCRVPKSAKFDRKNYFYPDIPKGYQISQYDMPLSSGGFLEIDGKKVKITRIHLEEDTGRLVHSANDNSSLVDFNRAGIPLMELVTEPDIVSGEEARRFCEELQLILRYLLVSEANMEKGQMRCEVNISLKNDGEENGTKVEIKNLNSFRAVERAVDYEIKRQAGLLDAGEKIIQETRGWNENKQKTFSQRTKETAKDYRYFPEPDLPPLTQLAEIKKRVQEEIPELPQAKRERFEREYNLIKDDVYILTEDKFFADYFEQVVSELKTWLKIKEISEKQPLVKLTANYLLTELRKLLADNGVKIGGCKISPENFAEFVTLIHQKEISSSAAQTVLKEMFKTGEDPSNIVETKELKQVSDEGDLLKIVKRVMSENSKSVEDYRSGKENALQFLVGKVMAASKGQANPQVAREILKKEISN, from the coding sequence ATGAAATATCAGTCGGTGATCGGGTTAGAAATTCATAGCGCGTTAAAGACGGAGAGCAAAATGTTCTGCGGCTGTTTTAACGATTTGGACGAAACAAAACCTAATACTAATGTTTGTCCTATTTGTATGGGACATCCCGGAACTTTGCCCGTTATCAACCAAAAGGCGGTTGATTGCGTCATTAAGACGGCGCTGGCTTTGAATTGTCGGGTTCCGAAATCAGCCAAGTTTGACCGCAAAAATTATTTTTATCCAGACATTCCCAAGGGGTATCAGATTTCCCAATATGATATGCCATTGTCGTCTGGCGGTTTTTTGGAGATAGACGGGAAAAAAGTAAAGATTACGCGCATCCATTTAGAGGAAGATACTGGTCGTCTTGTTCATTCCGCCAACGATAACTCTTCTTTGGTTGATTTCAATCGGGCGGGCATACCTCTGATGGAATTAGTGACTGAACCAGATATTGTTTCAGGGGAAGAAGCGCGCCGTTTTTGCGAAGAACTGCAACTAATTTTGCGTTATCTTTTAGTTTCCGAAGCAAATATGGAAAAGGGGCAAATGCGATGCGAAGTTAATATTTCTTTGAAAAACGACGGCGAAGAAAACGGGACGAAAGTGGAAATTAAAAATTTAAATTCTTTTCGCGCTGTTGAAAGAGCGGTTGATTATGAAATTAAGAGGCAAGCCGGATTACTTGACGCGGGAGAAAAGATTATTCAGGAAACAAGAGGGTGGAACGAGAACAAGCAAAAAACTTTTTCGCAAAGGACAAAAGAAACGGCGAAGGACTATCGCTATTTCCCCGAGCCGGATTTGCCGCCCTTAACCCAATTAGCGGAGATAAAAAAACGAGTTCAAGAAGAAATTCCAGAATTGCCCCAAGCGAAAAGAGAAAGATTTGAGAGGGAGTATAATTTGATCAAAGACGATGTTTATATTTTAACCGAGGATAAATTTTTCGCGGATTATTTTGAACAGGTTGTTTCTGAACTTAAAACATGGCTGAAAATTAAAGAGATTAGCGAAAAACAGCCGTTGGTAAAATTAACGGCGAATTATCTTTTAACCGAATTAAGAAAACTTTTGGCTGATAATGGAGTTAAAATAGGCGGATGTAAAATTAGCCCGGAGAATTTCGCCGAATTTGTCACTTTAATTCATCAAAAGGAAATTTCCAGTTCGGCCGCGCAGACCGTTTTGAAAGAGATGTTTAAAACAGGGGAGGATCCCTCTAATATTGTGGAAACGAAAGAGTTAAAACAAGTAAGCGACGAGGGAGATTTGTTAAAAATAGTTAAGCGAGTTATGTCGGAGAATTCTAAATCAGTTGAGGATTATCGCTCGGGTAAAGAAAATGCTCTCCAATTTTTGGTCGGCAAAGTCATGGCGGCAAGCAAAGGCCAAGCCAATCCGCAAGTGGCCAGGGAAATATTAAAGAAGGAAATTTCCAATTAG
- a CDS encoding MiaB/RimO family radical SAM methylthiotransferase: MNYYILTYGCQMNVSDSERLAAQLEKKGHKPVKEIKLANLIVINACSVRQSAINRVYGKIKILNERKPKPKIILTGCILEKDKKKLKDRVNEIWPVADFQTKPKCKSSSEAFLPIMSGCNNFCSYCVVPYTRGRESSRPAREIIKEIKNLISSRYKEITLLGQNVNSYKDKTKKINFQKLLKLICALPGDFQIKFLTSHPKDMSDKLIRIIAQNKKISKEIHLAIQSGDNKILKAMNRKYTAEDCQKLIKKIRRAIPQAKLSTDIIVGFPSETEKQFQNTVKIVRKNNFYQIYAAAYSPRPNTAAAKLKDDVHFMEKKRRKNIILSLRQNK, translated from the coding sequence ATGAATTATTACATTTTAACCTACGGTTGCCAAATGAATGTGTCCGATTCAGAACGGCTGGCGGCTCAATTAGAAAAGAAGGGACATAAACCAGTTAAAGAAATTAAACTGGCTAACTTAATTGTGATCAACGCCTGCTCCGTCAGACAATCCGCTATTAACCGCGTTTACGGCAAAATTAAAATATTAAATGAACGAAAACCAAAGCCGAAAATTATTCTTACCGGATGTATTTTAGAAAAAGACAAGAAAAAATTAAAAGACCGAGTGAACGAAATTTGGCCCGTCGCAGATTTCCAAACAAAACCAAAATGCAAATCATCATCCGAAGCGTTTTTGCCAATTATGAGCGGATGTAACAATTTTTGCTCTTATTGCGTCGTCCCCTACACGCGCGGAAGAGAGAGTTCCCGCCCCGCGCGAGAAATTATTAAAGAAATTAAAAACTTAATCAGCAGTAGATACAAAGAAATAACTTTGTTGGGACAAAATGTTAATTCATACAAAGATAAAACCAAAAAAATAAATTTCCAAAAACTTTTAAAATTAATCTGCGCTCTTCCGGGCGATTTTCAAATTAAGTTTTTAACTTCTCACCCCAAAGATATGTCGGACAAGTTGATTAGAATAATCGCTCAAAACAAAAAAATTTCAAAAGAAATCCATTTGGCGATTCAATCGGGCGACAATAAAATTCTCAAAGCAATGAACCGAAAATACACCGCTGAAGATTGCCAAAAACTAATTAAAAAAATCCGCCGCGCGATTCCCCAAGCGAAACTATCAACCGACATTATTGTCGGCTTCCCTAGCGAAACAGAAAAACAATTCCAAAACACAGTTAAAATCGTTCGGAAAAACAATTTTTACCAAATTTACGCCGCCGCCTACTCCCCCCGCCCAAACACAGCCGCCGCGAAATTAAAAGACGATGTTCATTTTATGGAAAAGAAAAGAAGAAAGAATATTATTTTGAGTTTGAGGCAAAATAAGTAA
- a CDS encoding DUF4921 family protein, whose amino-acid sequence MIKKKIKSKFPSELRMDLVSNDWVVIATGRSRRPSSFAKQERNKKVVSKKDCPFCQPENIKDVIAKREHNGDSWFVISIPNKFPAFSEGDDLGQRKEGPNRIINGFGYHEVIITAPHERPLALFSLEETMMVVDLYQARYLDLMNKKFIKYISIFHNHGREAGASVSHPHSQLLAIPVIDPDLRGSLDGAEAFYTSQGKCVYCTMLDWDIRDGRRVVYENEKFVVLCPFASQVAFETRIYPKEHQSYFERITESEKKLFADALRTALSKIHKGLNDPAYNFYIHTAPSDKANYDHYHWHLNIFPKTSTWAGFELGAGIEISTIEPEKAAEFLRKQ is encoded by the coding sequence ATGATCAAAAAGAAAATTAAAAGCAAATTTCCTTCGGAACTGCGGATGGATTTGGTCTCCAATGACTGGGTCGTGATCGCGACCGGTCGGAGTCGTCGTCCAAGCAGTTTTGCTAAACAGGAAAGAAACAAAAAAGTTGTCTCGAAAAAGGACTGTCCTTTTTGCCAACCAGAAAACATTAAAGATGTTATCGCTAAGCGCGAACATAATGGCGATTCATGGTTTGTGATTTCAATTCCCAATAAGTTTCCCGCTTTTTCAGAAGGTGACGATCTGGGTCAGCGGAAAGAAGGGCCTAATCGGATTATCAATGGTTTTGGGTATCATGAAGTGATTATTACTGCTCCTCACGAGAGACCGCTCGCGCTTTTTTCGTTGGAAGAAACAATGATGGTCGTTGACCTTTATCAAGCGCGATATTTGGATTTAATGAACAAAAAATTTATTAAATATATTTCTATTTTCCACAACCACGGGCGTGAGGCGGGCGCTTCGGTTTCTCATCCTCACTCTCAACTCTTGGCCATTCCTGTGATAGATCCAGATTTAAGAGGGAGTTTGGACGGCGCGGAGGCATTTTACACGAGTCAAGGAAAATGCGTTTATTGTACGATGCTTGATTGGGATATTAGAGATGGCCGTCGCGTTGTTTATGAAAACGAGAAATTTGTTGTTCTTTGTCCTTTCGCTTCGCAGGTCGCTTTTGAGACAAGAATTTATCCAAAAGAGCACCAATCGTATTTTGAAAGAATTACCGAGAGTGAGAAGAAACTTTTTGCCGACGCTTTGCGAACGGCTTTGAGCAAAATTCACAAAGGCCTCAATGACCCCGCCTATAATTTTTATATCCACACTGCCCCCTCTGACAAAGCGAATTATGACCATTACCATTGGCATTTGAATATCTTTCCAAAAACATCAACCTGGGCGGGGTTTGAATTGGGCGCTGGTATAGAAATTAGCACGATTGAACCAGAAAAAGCGGCAGAGTTTTTGAGGAAACAGTAA
- a CDS encoding serine hydroxymethyltransferase, with amino-acid sequence MFIKTDPKISKLIELEFARHQDGLNLIAADNYASPAVRRAVGSILSARYAEGYPKKRYYSGQRFIDQIEEAAISRAKKLFGANFANVQPHSGSQANQAVYFALLKPGDIILSMRIDQGGHLSHGSEVNFSGQLYKCVFYGVDKKSGRVVFEEVAKIARKEKPKLIIAGASSYPRQIDFSKFGAIAKEVGAYLMADIAHIAGLVAAGLHPSPFPHCDLATMTTHKTLRGARGGIILSNKKEIAEKIDKAVFPGLQGGPLQNEIAGKAVALKEAGQKTFISYQKQVLKNSQTMAETLLSEGLDLVTGGTDNHLVLVDLTRLGVSGKKVQEALEEVNIYVNRNAIPYDIRSKWETSGIRIGTPAVTTKGLKEKEIKQVGVWIAQIIKDINSNKIRREIKKEVIKMARRFPIM; translated from the coding sequence ATGTTTATCAAAACAGATCCTAAAATTAGCAAGTTGATTGAATTGGAGTTTGCCCGTCATCAGGATGGGCTTAATTTGATTGCGGCGGATAATTATGCCAGTCCGGCGGTAAGGAGGGCAGTGGGGAGTATTTTGAGCGCGCGATACGCGGAGGGTTATCCGAAAAAAAGATATTATTCGGGGCAGAGGTTCATTGACCAAATTGAGGAAGCGGCTATTTCGCGCGCCAAAAAATTGTTCGGCGCGAATTTTGCTAATGTTCAGCCGCACTCCGGTTCGCAAGCGAATCAAGCGGTCTATTTCGCTTTGCTTAAGCCAGGAGACATAATTTTGTCTATGCGGATTGACCAAGGTGGGCATTTGTCGCATGGTTCGGAAGTTAATTTTTCTGGCCAATTATATAAGTGTGTTTTTTATGGCGTTGATAAAAAAAGCGGAAGAGTCGTATTTGAAGAAGTTGCGAAAATAGCGAGGAAAGAAAAGCCGAAACTAATCATCGCCGGCGCTTCCAGTTATCCGCGGCAAATTGATTTTTCTAAATTCGGTGCGATCGCCAAAGAAGTTGGCGCTTATTTAATGGCTGATATCGCTCACATTGCTGGTTTAGTCGCGGCTGGGCTTCATCCGAGCCCTTTTCCGCATTGCGATCTTGCGACGATGACGACGCATAAAACCTTGCGGGGCGCGCGCGGGGGGATAATTCTTTCAAATAAAAAAGAAATCGCTGAAAAAATAGACAAAGCGGTTTTTCCCGGCCTGCAAGGCGGGCCCTTGCAAAACGAAATTGCAGGGAAAGCGGTCGCGCTTAAAGAGGCGGGGCAAAAAACTTTTATTAGTTATCAAAAACAGGTCTTAAAAAACAGCCAAACTATGGCCGAGACACTTTTGAGTGAAGGACTGGACTTGGTTACCGGCGGCACGGATAATCATTTGGTTTTGGTTGATTTGACGCGGCTTGGCGTTTCAGGGAAGAAAGTGCAAGAAGCGCTTGAAGAAGTAAACATCTATGTCAATCGCAATGCAATCCCTTATGATATTCGTTCAAAATGGGAAACATCAGGGATTAGAATTGGAACTCCCGCGGTGACGACTAAGGGATTGAAAGAAAAAGAAATTAAACAAGTCGGCGTTTGGATTGCTCAAATTATTAAAGATATTAATAGCAATAAAATTAGAAGAGAAATTAAAAAAGAAGTGATTAAAATGGCGAGACGGTTTCCAATTATGTAA
- the miaA gene encoding tRNA (adenosine(37)-N6)-dimethylallyltransferase MiaA → MSSKYSQNKLIVILGPTASGKTSLAIKLAKIFSGEIVSADSRQVYREMDIGTDKIVPEGIPHHLIDVVNPDEKFTLAQYKKMAIKAIKDIQKRGNVPFLVGGTGLYIQSIVDNLQIPKGESDAKMRNKLEKMENAELFEKLKKLDPVCAAAIDSKNKRRLVRAVEVCLATGKPFSQQRKKGKPLFDVLQIGIKPDKEKLEKKIAQRADQMIQTGLIEEVKGLIKRYGSKIISMDSIGYQEIIAHLQNKITLEEAKDLVKTHTRQYAKRQMTWFKRDKRIQWIENYSQAKKLIGNFLL, encoded by the coding sequence ATGTCAAGTAAATACTCTCAAAATAAATTAATCGTTATTCTTGGTCCGACTGCTTCGGGCAAGACGAGTTTGGCTATTAAATTGGCAAAGATATTTTCCGGTGAAATTGTTTCTGCCGATTCAAGGCAGGTTTATCGCGAAATGGATATTGGGACCGACAAAATAGTTCCCGAGGGAATTCCTCATCATTTAATTGATGTTGTTAATCCCGACGAAAAATTCACCCTGGCTCAATACAAAAAAATGGCTATAAAAGCGATTAAAGATATACAAAAAAGAGGTAATGTCCCATTTTTGGTCGGCGGAACAGGATTATACATCCAATCTATTGTTGATAATCTCCAAATCCCAAAAGGAGAGTCAGACGCGAAAATGAGAAATAAACTTGAAAAAATGGAGAACGCGGAATTGTTTGAAAAACTTAAAAAATTAGACCCGGTTTGCGCCGCCGCGATTGATTCCAAAAACAAAAGACGCCTTGTTCGCGCTGTAGAGGTCTGTCTCGCGACAGGAAAACCTTTTTCTCAACAAAGAAAAAAAGGGAAACCGCTTTTTGATGTCTTGCAAATAGGAATTAAGCCAGACAAAGAAAAACTTGAAAAAAAAATAGCCCAGAGGGCAGATCAAATGATTCAGACCGGTTTAATAGAGGAAGTGAAGGGATTAATCAAAAGATACGGCTCAAAAATAATTTCAATGGACAGCATCGGATACCAAGAAATAATTGCTCATCTTCAAAACAAAATCACTCTTGAAGAAGCGAAAGATTTAGTTAAAACACATACTCGCCAATACGCCAAAAGACAAATGACCTGGTTCAAAAGAGACAAAAGAATCCAATGGATTGAAAATTACTCCCAGGCAAAAAAACTAATTGGAAATTTCCTTCTTTAA
- a CDS encoding glycosyltransferase family 2 protein, with product MQKIYLSIVIPAYNEEKSIGNTLLAIDHYLSKQDYVYEIVVVSDGSKDKTAPIVEKFSGLIKNLRLIDNKENHGKGWVVRQGMLEAKGEIRLFTDADNATTIDHFEKMAPLFKEGYQVVIGSRDNKDAKGAKQAVPQSFLKRQLGNLGNVLIQLVAVPGVWDTQCGFKAFTAEAADNVFKRCLIDKWGFDIEALALTRKFGYRMGIIPVYWINNPNSRVSLKGYLNTFRELFKIRWNLIRGRYDQKEN from the coding sequence ATGCAAAAAATATATTTGTCAATTGTTATTCCGGCCTATAACGAAGAAAAAAGCATCGGCAACACTTTGTTGGCGATTGACCATTATTTAAGCAAACAGGATTATGTTTATGAAATTGTTGTGGTGAGCGACGGTTCTAAAGATAAAACGGCCCCAATTGTGGAAAAGTTTAGCGGGTTGATTAAGAATTTGCGGCTGATTGATAATAAGGAAAATCACGGCAAGGGATGGGTTGTGAGGCAAGGGATGCTGGAGGCGAAGGGCGAGATTCGTCTTTTTACGGACGCGGACAACGCAACGACGATTGACCATTTTGAAAAAATGGCGCCTCTTTTCAAGGAGGGCTATCAGGTAGTAATTGGCTCGCGCGATAATAAGGACGCGAAAGGCGCCAAGCAAGCTGTTCCGCAGTCGTTTTTGAAAAGGCAATTGGGCAATTTGGGGAATGTTTTGATTCAGTTAGTGGCTGTTCCTGGCGTTTGGGACACTCAATGCGGATTTAAGGCGTTCACGGCGGAAGCGGCGGATAATGTTTTTAAGCGTTGTTTGATTGACAAATGGGGGTTTGATATTGAGGCGCTGGCTCTAACTCGCAAATTTGGTTATCGCATGGGGATTATTCCGGTTTATTGGATTAATAATCCTAATAGCCGCGTTAGTTTAAAGGGATACTTGAACACATTCAGAGAATTGTTTAAAATTAGGTGGAATTTAATTAGGGGAAGATATGATCAAAAAGAAAATTAA